A window of the Pangasianodon hypophthalmus isolate fPanHyp1 chromosome 12, fPanHyp1.pri, whole genome shotgun sequence genome harbors these coding sequences:
- the lgi1b gene encoding leucine-rich glioma-inactivated protein 1b encodes MRHGGGTLRVTLTLLCAAALLLSAESRRGNKQPRCPVGCTCTKDNALCENIRTVPHTFPPDVVSLSFVKSGFTEIAPGSFLHTPSLQLLLFTANTFDSIDEDAFQGLPHLEYLFIENNKIESMSPLAFRGLKSLLHLSLAYNNLETLPKDVFKGMDALTKVDLRGNMFICDCKLKWLVEWMHNTNATVDQIHCSGPPLYQGKKINELMPQAFDCITAEFVSKKTLKFESISVETFTVGNDQYAVFAQPFAGTCSFMEWDHVNMEFRPYDSIESTSTVVCKPMVIDGQLFIIVAQLFGGSHIYKRDTSAHKFIKIQDIDILKIRKPNDVETFRLDGEWFFAIADSSKAGSTTVYKWNGNGFYSHQSLHPWHRDTDVEYLEIGGKPHLILSSSSQRPVVYQWSRSQKRFERRTDIPETEDVYAVKHFRARGELYICLTRFIGDSKVMRWDGAMFTEVQSVPSRGSMVFQPVTVGSWQYAILGSDYSLTQVYQWDSKKGRFVHFQELNVQAPRAFSLVSIDNHELLLASSFKGRTQIYEHLIIDLSN; translated from the exons ATGCGACACGGCGGCGGGACGCTGCGGGTCACTTTGACGCTGCTTTGCGCCGCCGCGCTCCTTCTCTCGGCGGAGAGCCGCAGGGGCAATAAGCAGCCCCGGTGCCCTGTGGGGTGCACATGCACCAAAGATAACGCCTTGTGTGAAAACATCAGAACTGTTCCGCACACCTTCCCTCCAGACGTCGTCTCCTT ATCGTTCGTGAAGTCTGGATTCACTGAAATTGCCCCAGGAAGCTTCCTGCACACGCCGTCTCTCCAGCTGCT CTTATTTACAGCCAACACCTTTGACTCTATTGATGAAGATGCATTTCAGGGCCTGCCACATCTGGAGTACCT GTTtattgaaaacaataaaatcgaGTCCATGTCACCTTTGGCCTTTCGAGGTTTGAAATCTCTGCTCCATCT GAGTCTTGCCTATAATAACCTTGAGACATTACCCAAAGATGTTTTCAAGGGGATGGATGCCTTAACAAAAGT GGATCTTCGAGGAAACATGTTCATCTGTGACTGTAAACTGAAATGGCTAGTTGAGTGGATGCACAACACCAATGCAACAGTGGACCAGATACACTGTAGCGGGCCGCCGCTTTATCAAGGGAAGAAGATCAATGAGCTGATGCCCCAGGCGTTTGACTGTATAACTGCAG AGTTTGTTTCCAAGAAGACCTTGAAGTTTGAGTCTATTTCAGTAGAAACCTTCACCGTTGGGAACGATCAGTATGCGGTGTTTGCACAGCCTTTTGCGGGAACATgtagcttcatggaatgggacCATGTCAACATGGAGTTCAGACCTTACGACAGTATAGAGA GCACCTCCACCGTGGTCTGTAAGCCAATGGTGATTGATGGCCAGCTTTTCATTATTGTCGCACAACTTTTTGGGGGCTCACACATTTACAAGCGGGACACATCAGCCCACAAGTTCATCAAGATCCAAGACATTGATATCTTGAAGATCCGCAAGCCCAATGATGTTGAGACGTTCCGCTTGGACGGCGAGTGGTTCTTCGCAATTGCTGACAGCTCCAAAGCAGGCTCCACTACCGTGTACAAGTGGAATGGCAACGGCTTCTACTCGCACCAGTCTCTACACCCGTGGCACCGTGACACGGACGTGGAGTACCTGGAGATCGGAGGCAAACCCCACCTGATCCTGTCGAGCAGCTCGCAACGGCCCGTTGTCTATCAGTGGAGCCGGAGCCAGAAGAGGTTTGAGCGGCGCACTGACATCCCTGAGACAGAGGATGTATATGCTGTCAAGCACTTCAGAGCCAGGGGTGAGCTTTATATCTGCCTGACACGCTTCATTGGCGACTCGAAGGTGATGCGGTGGGATGGTGCCATGTTCACCGAGGTGCAGAGTGTGCCATCGCGTGGCTCTATGGTCTTCCAACCTGTGACAGTAGGAAGCTGGCAGTACGCCATCCTTGGCAGCGACTACTCGCTCACGCAGGTCTACCAGTGGGACTCCAAGAAGGGCCGCTTTGTGCACTTCCAGGAGCTGAACGTCCAAGCACCAAGGGCTTTCTCCCTGGTATCCATTGACAACCATGAGCTCCTGCTTGCCTCCAGTTTCAAAGGGAGGACACAGATCTACGAGCACCTCATCATCGATCTGAGTAATTGA